A region of Methyloversatilis discipulorum DNA encodes the following proteins:
- a CDS encoding RsmB/NOP family class I SAM-dependent RNA methyltransferase: MKPNEKLIDATADVLTRLLRFEHPADGVLSAYFREQRALQSRDRAFIAEHAYLVLRRLRWLRAIAGEHAGARKLLIAAMARIEGLGLKQLAPLVSRNEAQWLETLAPSKAEDLSLGERTDLPDWVIERLSAQMDEAALLSLARALNQQAPLDLRINLMKSDREAVMATLANNGIVATPGAYSPWALRLNERPSLSKNPLYEKGIIEVQDEGSQLLALLLAPKRGEMVVDFCAGAGGKTLAIGAMMRSTGRLYAFDVSEKRLLKMRPRVARSGLSNVHPVLIDSESDIKVKRLAGKIDRVLVDAPCSGLGTLRRNPDLKWRQTPQAVTELIAKQRAILAGASRLVKAGGRLVYATCSLLDEENRGVVDDFLSSHPDFVRVPVNELLAAARIELDTGIDLELRPDAHGTDGFYAAVLERRGADDKKEDKSEE, from the coding sequence ATGAAACCGAACGAGAAACTGATAGACGCCACCGCCGACGTACTGACCCGGCTGCTGCGCTTCGAACACCCGGCCGACGGCGTGCTGTCCGCCTACTTCCGCGAGCAGCGCGCGCTGCAGTCGCGCGACCGCGCCTTCATCGCCGAACACGCCTATCTGGTGCTGCGCCGCCTGCGTTGGCTGCGCGCGATTGCCGGTGAACACGCCGGTGCGCGCAAGCTGCTGATCGCCGCGATGGCACGCATCGAAGGCCTGGGCCTCAAGCAGCTGGCGCCGCTGGTGTCGCGCAACGAGGCCCAGTGGCTGGAGACGCTGGCGCCGAGCAAGGCCGAGGACCTGTCGCTGGGCGAGCGCACCGACCTGCCAGACTGGGTGATCGAGCGCCTGTCCGCGCAGATGGACGAAGCGGCGCTGCTGTCGCTGGCGCGCGCGCTGAACCAACAGGCGCCGCTGGATCTGCGCATCAACCTGATGAAGTCCGACCGCGAGGCGGTCATGGCAACCCTGGCCAACAACGGCATCGTCGCCACGCCCGGCGCCTACTCACCGTGGGCGCTGCGCCTGAACGAGCGGCCTTCGCTGTCGAAGAACCCGCTGTACGAAAAGGGCATCATCGAAGTGCAGGACGAAGGCAGCCAGCTGCTGGCCCTGCTGTTGGCACCGAAACGCGGCGAAATGGTGGTCGACTTCTGTGCTGGCGCCGGCGGCAAGACACTGGCCATCGGCGCCATGATGCGCTCGACCGGCCGTCTGTACGCCTTCGACGTGTCGGAGAAGCGGCTGCTCAAGATGCGCCCGCGCGTGGCGCGCTCCGGGCTGTCCAACGTACACCCGGTACTGATAGACAGCGAGTCCGACATCAAGGTGAAGCGCCTGGCCGGCAAGATCGATCGCGTGCTGGTCGACGCGCCCTGTTCCGGCCTCGGCACGCTGCGCCGCAACCCGGACCTGAAGTGGCGCCAGACGCCGCAGGCGGTGACCGAACTGATCGCCAAGCAGCGTGCCATCCTCGCCGGTGCGTCGCGGCTGGTGAAGGCGGGTGGCCGCCTGGTCTATGCGACCTGCAGCCTGCTGGACGAGGAGAACCGCGGCGTGGTCGACGACTTCCTGTCGTCCCACCCCGATTTCGTCCGCGTGCCGGTGAATGAGCTGCTCGCCGCCGCCCGCATCGAACTCGACACCGGAATCGATCTCGAATTGCGGCCCGACGCACACGGCACCGACGGCTTCTACGCGGCGGTGCTGGAGCGCCGCGGCGCCGACGACAAGAAGGAGGACAAAAGTGAGGAGTGA
- a CDS encoding phospholipase D family nuclease, producing MRSDLRGLLFAATMLAAMPLSAGRTLPAEGKVEVAFAPWDDVERLVMDQIDGARQAVYVQAYTLTSRNIVKTLIAAAERGVKVEVVADRDKVLKDERSALPRAAGNGVKVWLDGDHAAAHSKVMIVDPDGKEPVVVTGSYNFSYSAKSENAENVLVISGHRALAQTYLENWKRHRAKSMSFADAVVQTQAKDAAAQ from the coding sequence GTGAGGAGTGATCTGCGCGGCCTGCTGTTCGCCGCAACGATGCTGGCGGCGATGCCGCTCAGCGCCGGCCGCACGCTGCCGGCCGAAGGCAAGGTCGAAGTCGCATTCGCGCCCTGGGACGACGTCGAACGGCTGGTGATGGACCAGATCGACGGCGCCAGGCAGGCGGTCTATGTGCAGGCCTACACGCTGACCAGCCGCAACATCGTGAAAACCCTGATCGCCGCCGCCGAGCGCGGGGTCAAGGTCGAGGTGGTGGCCGATCGCGACAAGGTACTGAAGGACGAGCGCAGCGCGCTGCCGCGCGCCGCCGGCAACGGCGTGAAGGTATGGCTGGACGGCGATCACGCCGCCGCGCACAGCAAGGTGATGATCGTCGATCCGGACGGCAAGGAACCGGTGGTGGTCACCGGTTCCTACAATTTCAGCTACTCGGCGAAGAGCGAGAACGCCGAGAACGTGCTGGTGATCTCCGGCCATCGCGCGCTGGCGCAGACCTATCTGGAGAACTGGAAGCGCCATCGCGCGAAGTCGATGAGCTTCGCCGACGCGGTGGTGCAGACCCAGGCGAAGGATGCGGCAGCTCAATGA
- a CDS encoding mechanosensitive ion channel family protein, translating into MTEISFDALMHMLSLNSTRIELAVVAACLALAGLITRLLIRRQRRQAGVETLGATARLGLEGLQRLLFPLVGIALLSIARVVVELLQEPPVLMRLVIAMLVAMGVIRLVVYGLRQVFSPAGWLSTFELLIGLTIWSAWVLHALDILPEVIEWLDSQQVALGKQKLSLWALMQGGAWVLVTLIAAVWLSGSVERKLMRAPLDSNLRIVLARLSKVALMFLALMVTLPLVGIDLTALSVFGGALGVGLGFGLQKIMANYVSGFIILLDRSIRIGDLISVGADRGQVQQITTRYTVLRSPSGVQSIVPNETLVSSVVQNEGLSDREVRVAISVQVGYADDVERALVILEECARAHERVLSEPVPRAFLHSFADSGINLELGVWITDPENGTLAIRSAVQLEILRRFRAEGIEIPFPQREIRILGDASNVALCDAKA; encoded by the coding sequence ATGACGGAAATTTCGTTCGACGCGCTGATGCACATGCTGTCGCTGAACAGCACGCGCATCGAGCTTGCTGTGGTGGCCGCCTGTCTGGCGCTGGCCGGCCTGATCACTCGCCTGCTCATCCGGCGCCAGCGCCGGCAGGCGGGCGTTGAGACACTCGGCGCCACCGCCCGCCTCGGGCTTGAAGGTCTGCAGCGCCTGCTGTTCCCGCTCGTGGGCATCGCCCTGCTGTCGATCGCCCGTGTCGTCGTCGAACTGCTGCAGGAACCGCCGGTGCTGATGCGTCTGGTCATCGCGATGCTGGTGGCGATGGGCGTCATCCGCCTGGTCGTCTACGGGCTGCGCCAGGTGTTCTCGCCGGCCGGCTGGCTCAGCACCTTCGAGTTGCTGATCGGCCTCACCATCTGGTCGGCCTGGGTGCTGCACGCGCTCGACATCCTGCCGGAGGTGATCGAATGGCTGGACAGCCAGCAGGTCGCGCTCGGCAAGCAGAAGCTGTCGCTGTGGGCACTGATGCAGGGCGGCGCCTGGGTGCTGGTGACGCTGATCGCCGCTGTCTGGCTGTCCGGTTCGGTCGAACGCAAGCTGATGCGCGCGCCGCTGGACAGCAATCTGCGCATCGTGCTGGCGCGCCTTTCGAAGGTTGCGCTGATGTTCCTGGCGCTGATGGTCACGCTGCCGCTGGTCGGCATCGACCTGACGGCGCTGTCGGTGTTCGGCGGCGCGCTCGGTGTCGGCCTCGGTTTCGGCCTGCAGAAGATCATGGCCAATTACGTGTCGGGCTTCATCATCCTGCTCGACCGCTCGATCCGCATCGGCGACCTCATTTCGGTGGGCGCCGACCGCGGTCAGGTGCAGCAGATCACCACCCGCTACACCGTGCTGCGCAGCCCGTCGGGCGTGCAGTCCATCGTGCCGAACGAAACACTGGTCAGTTCGGTCGTACAGAACGAGGGGCTGTCAGACCGCGAGGTGCGCGTGGCGATATCGGTCCAGGTGGGCTACGCCGACGACGTCGAGCGGGCGCTGGTCATCCTGGAAGAATGCGCCCGCGCGCATGAGCGCGTGCTGTCCGAACCGGTGCCGCGCGCTTTCCTGCATTCCTTCGCCGATTCCGGCATCAATCTGGAACTGGGTGTATGGATCACCGACCCCGAGAACGGTACGCTGGCCATCCGCTCCGCCGTACAGCTCGAAATCCTGCGCCGTTTCCGTGCCGAAGGGATTGAAATCCCCTTCCCCCAGCGCGAAATAAGAATACTGGGGGATGCCAGCAATGTTGCATTGTGTGACGCCAAGGCTTGA
- a CDS encoding DesA family fatty acid desaturase, protein MLNGLIDLPWWGYIVVALVFTHITIASVTIFLHRHQAHRALELHAIPSHFFRFWLWMTTGMVTKEWAAIHRKHHAKCETPEDPHSPQVLGIKKVLFEGAELYRAEAKNKETMSRYGHGTPDDWLERNLYTGRSALGIKLMLVINVLLFGPLGLTIWAVQMAWIPIWAAGVVNGLGHYIGYRNYDCNDAATNLVPWGIIIGGEELHNNHHSFATSAKLSSKWYEFDIGWMYIRILEILGLAKAKKTIPQPRFEARNVVDTQTLEAIITHRYDVMTRYMKSLRSIYAEEVEKLRASNAALADGERYQRFKRWLNRSENAQPTSDDAEMASMLSHSTRLETVHTMRQELTALWARSTASSEQLLKQLQDWCARAEASGIKQLQDFSMRLKSYAI, encoded by the coding sequence ATGTTGAATGGTCTTATCGACCTGCCCTGGTGGGGCTATATCGTCGTCGCGCTGGTGTTCACCCACATCACCATCGCATCGGTGACGATTTTCCTGCACCGCCACCAGGCACACCGTGCGCTTGAGCTGCACGCCATTCCCAGCCACTTCTTCCGCTTCTGGCTGTGGATGACGACCGGCATGGTCACCAAGGAATGGGCAGCCATCCACCGCAAGCACCACGCCAAGTGCGAGACGCCGGAAGATCCGCACAGCCCGCAGGTGCTCGGCATCAAGAAGGTGCTGTTCGAAGGCGCCGAGCTGTACCGCGCCGAAGCAAAGAACAAGGAAACCATGAGCCGCTACGGTCATGGCACGCCGGATGACTGGCTGGAGCGCAATCTGTACACCGGCCGTTCGGCGCTGGGCATCAAGCTGATGCTCGTGATCAACGTGCTGCTGTTCGGCCCGCTCGGCCTGACGATCTGGGCCGTGCAGATGGCCTGGATCCCGATCTGGGCGGCCGGCGTCGTCAATGGCCTGGGCCACTACATCGGCTACCGCAACTACGACTGCAACGACGCGGCGACCAATCTGGTGCCCTGGGGCATCATCATCGGCGGCGAGGAACTGCACAACAACCACCACTCGTTCGCGACCTCGGCCAAGCTGTCGTCGAAGTGGTACGAGTTCGACATCGGCTGGATGTACATCCGCATCCTCGAAATCCTCGGTCTGGCCAAGGCCAAGAAGACCATTCCGCAACCGCGTTTCGAGGCGCGCAACGTGGTCGATACGCAGACGCTGGAAGCCATCATCACGCACCGCTACGACGTGATGACGCGCTACATGAAGTCGCTGCGTTCGATCTACGCCGAAGAGGTTGAAAAGCTGCGCGCGTCGAACGCCGCACTGGCCGACGGCGAACGCTACCAGCGCTTCAAGCGCTGGTTGAACCGCAGCGAGAACGCGCAGCCGACCAGCGACGACGCCGAAATGGCTTCGATGCTGTCGCACAGCACCCGTCTGGAGACGGTGCACACGATGCGCCAGGAACTGACCGCACTGTGGGCCCGCTCCACCGCGTCGAGCGAGCAGCTGCTGAAGCAGCTGCAGGATTGGTGCGCGCGCGCTGAAGCCAGCGGCATCAAGCAACTGCAGGACTTCTCGATGCGTCTCAAGTCTTACGCGATCTGA
- a CDS encoding universal stress protein: MFRHVLVPIDGSDLSKAAVKHAVCFAKDVKGRVTFLYVMKDYHVSALHSEQDEENIDPIAPNDFTDAMRTHADRILQSARAEAEADGVQVDSIAVTHDEPHKAIIEVALKRNADVIFMASHSRRGLANLLLGSVTQKVLSNSKIPVLVYR, translated from the coding sequence ATGTTTCGCCACGTACTCGTACCGATCGATGGTTCGGATCTTTCCAAGGCCGCAGTCAAGCATGCCGTCTGCTTCGCCAAGGACGTGAAGGGTCGCGTCACTTTCCTGTACGTGATGAAGGACTATCACGTATCGGCGCTGCACAGCGAGCAGGACGAGGAGAACATCGACCCGATTGCACCGAACGACTTCACCGACGCGATGCGCACCCACGCCGACCGCATCCTGCAGTCGGCACGCGCCGAAGCGGAAGCCGACGGTGTCCAGGTCGACAGCATTGCCGTGACCCATGACGAGCCGCACAAGGCCATCATCGAGGTGGCACTGAAGCGCAACGCCGATGTGATCTTCATGGCGTCGCACAGCCGCCGCGGTCTGGCCAACCTGCTGCTGGGCAGCGTGACGCAGAAGGTGCTGTCGAATTCGAAGATTCCGGTGCTGGTCTATCGCTGA
- a CDS encoding FixH family protein: MNNDASMQLPWYRHRWPWILAAGPVTVIIAGVITTWLAATGNTALVADDYYKQGLTINRTIERERKATELGVELTVSATPAGTDDTRFELVLRMADATAMPARLRVLLAHPTRSELDRELLFDGRDGHFGGVVRALQPTHWKLVIEDEARTWRVQQSLTVEASGGH; encoded by the coding sequence ATGAACAACGACGCATCGATGCAATTGCCGTGGTACCGCCACCGCTGGCCGTGGATACTTGCGGCCGGGCCGGTCACCGTCATCATTGCAGGCGTGATCACCACCTGGCTGGCGGCGACCGGCAATACCGCACTGGTCGCCGACGATTACTACAAGCAGGGCCTGACGATCAATCGCACGATAGAGCGCGAGCGCAAGGCGACCGAGCTCGGGGTCGAACTGACCGTGTCAGCGACGCCGGCCGGCACCGACGACACCCGCTTCGAGCTGGTTCTGCGCATGGCCGATGCGACGGCGATGCCGGCGCGTCTGCGCGTGCTGCTGGCGCATCCCACGCGCAGCGAACTCGACCGCGAGCTGCTGTTCGATGGACGGGACGGGCATTTCGGCGGCGTCGTGCGCGCGCTGCAGCCGACTCACTGGAAGCTGGTGATCGAGGACGAGGCGCGCACCTGGCGCGTGCAGCAGTCGCTGACGGTGGAGGCGAGCGGTGGCCACTGA
- the ccoG gene encoding cytochrome c oxidase accessory protein CcoG: protein MIPITDVSPDEGDLYAARKKIQPRSIKGRFNNVRWAMVWITQIVFYGLAWLPWNDRQAVLFHLVERKFYIFGIVLWPQDVLFLALLLIISALGLFLVTAVAGRVWCGYACPQSVYTEIFMWIERHIEGDRSARMKLDAAPMSARKLGLRAAKFGAWGALALWTGFTFVGYFTPIRELASEIASWSLGPWEAFWMFFYAAFTYVFAGHMREQVCKYMCPYARFQGVMFDPDTLIVSYDANRGEPRGNKKKAREGQVVGDCVDCDWCVQVCPTGIDIRNGLQYECIGCALCIDACDQVMDKVGRPRGLIAYTTERTLLAKKPAHEGWREVMAHILRPRVILYTSLLAFIVSGFAWALFTRTPVKMNVLRDRATLAREVEGGKIENVYRLRIMNTSEIARRYVLEVEGLPGAAIADLREIEVEAAGSRDIAARVQVDADALQPGSHEIYFNLQAVDAPDVRVHEKTSFLQPR, encoded by the coding sequence GTGATTCCGATCACCGACGTGTCGCCGGACGAGGGAGATCTGTACGCGGCGCGCAAGAAGATACAGCCGCGCAGCATCAAGGGGCGCTTCAACAATGTGCGCTGGGCCATGGTGTGGATCACGCAGATCGTGTTCTACGGCCTGGCCTGGCTGCCCTGGAACGACAGACAGGCCGTGCTCTTCCATCTGGTCGAGCGCAAGTTCTACATCTTCGGCATCGTCCTGTGGCCGCAGGACGTGCTCTTCCTCGCACTGTTGCTCATCATCAGCGCGCTCGGACTGTTTCTGGTCACCGCGGTGGCCGGGCGCGTCTGGTGCGGCTACGCCTGTCCGCAGTCGGTCTACACCGAAATCTTCATGTGGATAGAGCGGCATATCGAGGGCGACCGCTCGGCGCGCATGAAGCTCGATGCAGCGCCGATGAGCGCGCGCAAGCTCGGTCTACGTGCCGCCAAGTTCGGTGCCTGGGGTGCGCTGGCCCTGTGGACCGGTTTCACCTTCGTCGGTTACTTCACGCCCATCCGCGAACTGGCGTCGGAGATCGCCTCCTGGTCGCTCGGTCCGTGGGAGGCGTTCTGGATGTTCTTCTACGCCGCCTTCACCTATGTGTTCGCCGGTCACATGCGCGAGCAGGTGTGCAAGTACATGTGCCCGTATGCCCGCTTCCAGGGCGTCATGTTCGATCCAGACACCCTGATCGTCAGCTACGACGCCAATCGCGGCGAGCCGCGCGGCAACAAGAAGAAGGCGCGCGAGGGACAGGTGGTCGGCGACTGCGTCGATTGCGACTGGTGCGTGCAGGTCTGTCCGACCGGCATCGACATCCGTAACGGCCTGCAGTACGAGTGCATCGGCTGTGCGCTCTGTATTGACGCCTGTGATCAGGTGATGGACAAGGTCGGTCGCCCGCGCGGGCTGATCGCCTACACCACGGAACGCACGCTGCTGGCGAAGAAGCCGGCGCACGAGGGCTGGCGCGAAGTGATGGCGCACATCCTGCGACCGCGCGTTATTCTCTATACCAGCCTGCTGGCTTTCATCGTGTCCGGTTTCGCCTGGGCACTGTTCACTCGCACGCCGGTCAAGATGAACGTGCTGCGCGACCGCGCCACGCTGGCGCGCGAAGTCGAGGGCGGCAAGATCGAGAACGTCTACCGGCTGCGCATCATGAACACCTCGGAGATCGCTCGGCGCTATGTGCTCGAGGTCGAAGGTCTGCCGGGCGCCGCCATCGCCGACCTGCGCGAGATCGAGGTCGAAGCGGCTGGCTCGCGCGACATCGCCGCACGGGTGCAGGTCGATGCCGATGCCCTGCAGCCGGGTTCCCACGAAATCTATTTCAATCTGCAGGCCGTCGATGCACCGGATGTCCGCGTGCATGAGAAGACGTCCTTCCTGCAGCCGAGGTAA
- the ccoP gene encoding cytochrome-c oxidase, cbb3-type subunit III, which produces MSDFINDFWNMYVVVLVVASIAFCAFIILSNRGARPKGQVELHGHQWDETLAEWNNPLPRWWVWLFWITIVFAIVYLAAYPGLGNFGGKLAWSSTGAYDKEVKEAEAKVAPLFERYASLDVKEVAADPEARAMGERLYLNNCAQCHGTDARGSRGFPNLTDADWLYGGEPEAIKTTLINGRNGAMPAFGAILDGEQQRDVVHYVRSLSGMAADGVRVQRGKAVFGANCAACHGADGKGNQMVGAPNLTDGIWLYGSTEAIVLQSVAKGRNGHMPAHGELLGDKKIHLVAAYVWGLSNNAGGAK; this is translated from the coding sequence GTGAGCGACTTCATCAACGACTTCTGGAACATGTACGTGGTGGTGCTCGTCGTCGCCAGTATCGCGTTCTGTGCCTTCATCATCCTGTCGAACCGCGGCGCCCGCCCGAAAGGGCAGGTCGAACTGCACGGTCATCAGTGGGACGAAACGCTGGCCGAGTGGAACAACCCGCTGCCGCGCTGGTGGGTGTGGCTGTTCTGGATCACCATCGTATTCGCCATCGTCTATCTGGCCGCTTACCCTGGCCTGGGCAACTTCGGCGGCAAGCTCGCCTGGTCGTCCACCGGTGCTTACGACAAGGAAGTGAAGGAAGCGGAAGCCAAGGTAGCGCCGCTGTTCGAGCGCTACGCCAGTCTCGACGTGAAGGAAGTGGCGGCCGATCCCGAAGCACGCGCGATGGGCGAACGCCTCTACCTGAACAACTGCGCCCAGTGCCACGGCACCGACGCGCGGGGTTCGCGCGGCTTCCCCAACCTGACCGACGCCGACTGGCTGTACGGCGGCGAGCCGGAGGCGATCAAGACCACCCTGATCAACGGCCGCAATGGCGCGATGCCAGCCTTCGGTGCCATCCTCGATGGCGAGCAGCAGCGCGACGTGGTGCACTACGTACGCTCGCTGTCCGGCATGGCGGCCGATGGCGTGCGCGTGCAGCGCGGCAAGGCGGTGTTCGGTGCGAACTGCGCGGCCTGCCATGGCGCCGACGGCAAGGGCAACCAGATGGTGGGGGCGCCCAACCTGACCGACGGCATCTGGCTGTACGGCAGCACCGAAGCCATCGTGCTGCAGTCGGTGGCCAAGGGTCGCAATGGCCACATGCCGGCGCACGGCGAACTGCTCGGCGACAAGAAGATCCACCTCGTGGCCGCCTACGTCTGGGGTCTGTCGAACAACGCGGGTGGAGCGAAGTAA
- a CDS encoding cbb3-type cytochrome oxidase subunit 3 → MELDINVLRSAVTVAGFACFVAIVIMAWRPGAQRAHNEAAMLPFADDDRAHTETGEQK, encoded by the coding sequence ATGGAACTCGACATCAACGTACTGCGCTCGGCAGTCACCGTCGCGGGCTTCGCCTGCTTCGTCGCCATCGTGATCATGGCCTGGCGTCCGGGCGCGCAGCGCGCCCACAACGAGGCAGCGATGCTGCCCTTCGCCGACGACGATCGCGCGCACACCGAAACCGGAGAACAAAAGTGA